The Lysinibacter cavernae genome has a window encoding:
- a CDS encoding sigma-70 family RNA polymerase sigma factor — translation MNSMVKYAAQTDETLIAQSRAGDKDAYGELWRRYAPGGIHVARAFSRGFDPDDVVSEAFTNVFASLQRGNGPQTDFKSYLYVAIRNVARRWGKNSVENNDVDLELIADEYQPANDGSAVGERMLLASAFKALKPKDQELLWFTVVEGLQPSEIAKQNGMSVNSVTVASHRARESLRQAWIQAHLTQHPTEPECAWTIQRLGAHARDKARVRDHERIERHLTSCSSCQMVYYEASTVAVRLRSALVPLAVGISGAAGLALVKSSIPTSVSAAKVSSVAIGSLSVGGKAALVAASAVGAIAIATAVVVPLSQAQSESSNAAPVRNDASSEVETSVAAGVNASDSQPAGPARVDNADRTVASSPQNNHSWSLANSIPNPLEAPTFSFVDATVFPSSDPVIRGEALPGATVTIVTAGLGIGFVVSSALVSDEGTWSTPLSNMPNGEFTARAYQTTETSRRSGTTSTEFVISNQEPVAAPEVASVDTGNGRFTPLLSGTGSPGHLVRVYVNDAVNGVYVDADGTWSIDAVRGARIGTNAVSVTQENVLSHVHSLETTVGSVELVAPSATGTMLNERQGQIIVESITDSTVLVTSAVAGLTHTISPTSGLDTISVYPRQWTIDPAVGFVVEAQYTNSHGTRLGPVNLN, via the coding sequence ATGAATTCAATGGTCAAGTACGCTGCACAAACAGATGAAACGCTCATCGCGCAGAGTCGCGCTGGCGATAAGGATGCCTACGGCGAGCTCTGGCGACGCTACGCGCCGGGAGGAATCCACGTTGCACGAGCGTTCTCGCGAGGGTTCGACCCAGACGATGTCGTTTCGGAGGCGTTCACCAATGTGTTCGCAAGCCTCCAACGAGGGAACGGCCCACAAACGGATTTTAAGTCGTACCTCTACGTGGCTATCCGCAATGTGGCCAGGCGCTGGGGCAAAAACAGCGTTGAAAACAACGACGTCGATCTTGAGCTCATTGCCGATGAATACCAGCCGGCAAACGACGGCTCTGCGGTCGGCGAACGGATGCTGCTCGCATCCGCATTCAAGGCGCTCAAACCCAAGGACCAAGAGCTCCTGTGGTTCACCGTCGTTGAAGGGCTACAACCGTCCGAAATCGCAAAACAGAACGGGATGTCCGTCAACTCGGTCACTGTTGCTTCCCATCGTGCACGCGAGTCACTTCGACAAGCATGGATTCAGGCGCACCTCACCCAGCATCCGACTGAACCGGAGTGCGCCTGGACGATCCAGCGACTCGGCGCACACGCACGGGACAAAGCACGAGTACGCGACCACGAACGCATCGAGCGTCATCTCACGTCGTGTTCGTCCTGTCAGATGGTGTACTACGAAGCATCCACCGTTGCCGTTCGGCTTCGATCGGCGCTCGTACCGCTCGCCGTTGGCATCAGCGGCGCTGCTGGACTCGCCCTGGTCAAATCGTCCATTCCCACCTCAGTATCCGCCGCCAAAGTCTCATCAGTTGCCATTGGTTCCCTCAGCGTTGGCGGAAAAGCCGCTCTCGTTGCGGCCTCGGCCGTTGGCGCGATCGCCATTGCCACAGCAGTTGTTGTTCCCCTTTCCCAAGCGCAAAGCGAGTCATCAAATGCCGCCCCGGTGCGAAACGACGCTTCTTCGGAAGTTGAGACATCCGTCGCTGCCGGCGTCAACGCATCCGATTCGCAGCCCGCAGGACCTGCCAGGGTAGACAACGCAGATCGAACGGTCGCGTCCTCGCCACAGAACAATCATTCCTGGTCGCTTGCCAACAGCATTCCAAACCCGCTGGAGGCCCCAACGTTTTCCTTTGTTGACGCGACGGTATTCCCCTCGTCAGATCCCGTCATTCGAGGGGAAGCGCTGCCGGGCGCGACGGTGACGATTGTAACTGCGGGGCTCGGAATTGGCTTTGTGGTGTCGAGTGCACTCGTTTCGGACGAGGGCACCTGGTCAACGCCACTCAGCAATATGCCAAACGGCGAGTTCACGGCACGGGCGTATCAGACCACCGAAACCTCTCGTCGCTCTGGAACCACGTCGACGGAGTTCGTAATTTCGAATCAAGAGCCGGTCGCTGCCCCAGAGGTCGCGAGCGTTGACACCGGGAATGGACGGTTCACCCCGCTACTGAGCGGCACTGGCTCACCCGGCCACCTTGTGCGTGTGTATGTAAACGACGCGGTTAATGGAGTCTATGTGGATGCAGACGGCACCTGGTCAATTGACGCGGTCAGAGGCGCGCGCATCGGAACAAACGCGGTATCGGTCACGCAGGAAAACGTACTCAGTCACGTCCACTCGCTCGAGACCACAGTGGGTTCGGTGGAGCTCGTTGCCCCGTCCGCGACAGGAACCATGCTCAATGAGCGCCAAGGGCAGATTATTGTCGAGTCGATCACCGACTCAACGGTGCTGGTCACCTCAGCGGTCGCTGGGCTCACGCACACCATCAGCCCAACAAGCGGGCTCGACACTATCTCGGTCTATCCGCGACAGTGGACGATTGACCCGGCAGTTGGGTTCGTCGTTGAGGCACAGTACACCAACAGCCATGGCACCCGGTTGGGACCGGTTAACCTGAACTAG
- a CDS encoding class I SAM-dependent methyltransferase: MDLDTDSIQFEATAPRGFAHEVEYVDDGETVTLTWFAQTRFADGAVHGQLADDSMSADAALRILRSGSAIIWRGDFQNGRQLLSSVSRRILRKRRAPSRNPAEAFRRHRAERAMLADLLGRVLIPLSADYAIDLRRAPDVRVACTEAYGPASGESLVSLREIQGVIGAHEWREKGVPVPALGSSIHPHYGVFSPIRGEYLDLVASAPLPDGATVGFDIGTGTGVLAAILAARGVGSVVATDQDTRAVECARDNLERLGYANTVEVLQTDLFPEGRADIIVCNPPWIPAVPVSSLDYAVYDNDSAMLRRFLRLAGEHLTENGEVWLVLSNLAELLQLRRPDELSGIISAAGLTVVGQLQTAPTHARATDTDDPLHAARSAEITSLWRLASAAS; this comes from the coding sequence GTGGATCTTGATACCGACTCAATTCAGTTTGAGGCAACTGCGCCCCGTGGGTTTGCCCACGAGGTCGAATACGTTGACGACGGTGAGACCGTGACGCTCACCTGGTTTGCTCAAACGAGGTTTGCAGACGGCGCTGTTCACGGTCAGCTCGCCGACGATTCGATGAGTGCGGATGCCGCTTTGCGTATCCTGCGTTCGGGCTCGGCGATCATCTGGCGAGGCGACTTCCAGAATGGGCGGCAACTGCTGAGCTCGGTGTCTCGGCGGATTCTCCGCAAGCGTCGCGCGCCCAGCAGGAATCCGGCGGAGGCATTTCGTCGTCACCGCGCAGAGCGTGCCATGCTTGCTGACCTGCTCGGCCGGGTGCTGATCCCGCTCTCAGCGGACTACGCGATTGACCTGCGACGCGCGCCGGATGTTCGCGTTGCCTGTACAGAAGCCTACGGCCCTGCCTCCGGCGAAAGTCTGGTTTCGTTGCGTGAGATTCAGGGCGTCATCGGTGCGCATGAGTGGCGGGAAAAGGGCGTGCCGGTGCCGGCGCTCGGCTCCAGCATCCACCCGCACTATGGAGTGTTCTCGCCCATCAGGGGAGAATACCTGGACCTCGTGGCATCGGCCCCACTTCCAGACGGCGCAACCGTTGGGTTTGATATTGGTACGGGGACGGGTGTGCTTGCGGCAATTCTGGCGGCTCGTGGCGTCGGCTCGGTCGTGGCAACGGATCAGGATACGAGGGCCGTTGAATGCGCCCGCGACAACCTGGAGCGGCTCGGCTATGCCAATACCGTTGAGGTCCTGCAGACGGACCTGTTTCCCGAGGGGCGCGCCGACATTATCGTGTGTAATCCGCCGTGGATCCCCGCGGTACCAGTTTCGAGCCTTGACTACGCGGTCTACGATAACGACAGCGCAATGCTTCGTCGATTTCTGCGGCTTGCGGGTGAGCACCTGACTGAGAACGGTGAAGTCTGGTTAGTGCTCTCGAATCTTGCTGAGCTGCTTCAGTTGCGACGTCCCGACGAGCTCTCTGGCATCATTTCGGCCGCTGGGCTCACCGTTGTGGGTCAGCTGCAAACCGCACCAACGCATGCTCGCGCCACTGACACAGATGACCCACTCCATGCCGCACGGTCAGCAGAAATCACCTCGCTCTGGCGGCTCGCGAGCGCAGCCAGCTAG